Within the Pseudomonas orientalis genome, the region GACAACGGTATCGGCATGAGCCGTGAGGACGCGATCACCCACTTGGGCACCATCGCCAAATCCGGCACCGCAGATTTCATGAAGAACCTGTCGGGCGACCAGAAAAAAGATTCTCACCTGATCGGCCAATTCGGTGTGGGCTTCTATTCGGCTTTCATCGTGGCTGACAAGGTTGAAGTATTCAGCCGCCGTGCCGGCCTCGACGCCAGCGAAGGCGTGCACTGGGCTTCCAAAGGTGAGGGTGAGTTTGAAATCGCCACCCTCGACAAGCCTGACCGTGGCACCCGTATCGTGCTGCACCTCAAGCAGGGCGAAGAAGAATTCGCCGATGGCTGGCGCCTGCGCAACATCATCAAGAAATACTCCGACCACATCGCCTTGCCGATTGAGCTGCCGAAAGAACAAGCGGCTGCCGAAGGCGAAGAGCCGCCGGCCGAGGAATGGGAAACCGTCAACCGCGCCAGCGCTCTGTGGACCCGTCCGCGTACCGAGATCAAGGACGAGGAATACCAGGAGTTCTACAAGCACATCGGTCACGACTACGAAAACCCGCTGAGCTGGAGTCACAACAAGGTCGAAGGCAAGCTGGAATACAGCTCCTTGCTCTACGTGCCGGCTCGTGTGCCGTTCGACCTGTACCAGCGCGAAGCGCCGAAGGGCCTGAAGCTTTACGTACAACGTGTGTTCGTGATGGACCAGGCGGAATCTTTCCTGCCCCTGTACTTGCGTTTCATCAAGGGTGTGGTCGACTCCAACGACTTGTCGCTGAACGTATCGCGGGAGATCCTGCAGAAAGACCCGATCATCGATTCCATGAAGTCGGCGCTGACCAAGCGCGTACTCGACATGCTGGAAAAACTGGCGAAGAACGAGCCTGAGAAATACCAGGGCTTCTGGAAAAACTTCGGCCAGGTCATGAAAGAAGGCCCGGCGGAAGATTTTGCCAACAAGGAAAAAATTGCCGGCCTGCTGCGTTTTGCTTCGACTCAAGGTGAAGACGGCGAACAGGTTGTGTCGCTGGCCGACTACCTGGCACGCGCCAAGGAAGGTCAAGACAAGATCTACTACCTCACCGGCGAAACCTACGCTCAGGTCAAGAACAGCCCGCACCTGGAAGTCTTCCGCAAGAAAGGCATCGAGGTCCTGCTGCTGACCGACCGTATCGATGAGTGGCTGATGAGCTACCTCACCGAGTTCGACGGCAAATCCTTTGTGGACGTGGCACGCGGCGACCTGGACCTGGGTAACCTGGACTCCGAGGAAGACAAGAAAGCCGCCGAGGAAGTCGCCAAGTCCAAGGAAGGCCTGGTTGAGCGGATCAAGGCATCCCTGGGTGAGGCGGTCAGCGAAGTGCGGGTTTCCCATCGCCTGACCGACTCTCCGGCGATCCTGGCCATTGGCGAGCAGGACCTGGGCATGCAGATGCGTCAGATCCTTGAAGCCAGCGGCCAGAAGGTGCCGGATTCCAAGCCGATCTTCGAATTCAACCCGGCTCACCCGCTGATCGAGAAGCTCGACGGTGAGCAGAACGAGGAGCGCTTTGGCGACCTGTCGCACATCCTCTTTGACCAGGCGGCCCTGGCCGCTGGCGACAGCCTCAAGGACCCGGCCGCTTATGTGCGCCGACTGAACAAGCTGTTGGTGGAACTGTCGGTTTAACACCGTTGTAGAAAAAACCCGCTTCGGCGGGTTTTTTCGTTTGTAGGAGCGAGCTTGCTCGCGAAAAACGTCAACGATAACGCGCATATTCTGAATCAACGCGGTGCCCTGAAGTTTTTCGCGAGCAAGCTCGCTCCTACCGTTGCATTACTGCTTCTGCGTGTACTTCAACTGGAGAAAATGATGAGCCAAGTCACAGTACGTTCCGTGGTCTATCAGGTTGATGGCCAGTCTTATGAAAGCCGCCTGGCGTTCGACGCCAGCCACAAGGGCCCGTTGCCGGGGCTGCTGATGGCACCGAACTGGATGGGCGTTAGCGCGGGGGCCGAAGAGATCGCCAAGACCGTCGCCAGCAAAGGCTATGTGGTGCTGATTGCCGACTTGTATGGGCAAACTGTGCGGCCGACCAATGGCGATGAAGCCGGCGCGGCAATGATGCCGTTAAAGAATGATCGGCCGTTGTTGAACAAGCGTATGCAAGCGGCCTTTGAACAACTGCAAGGCCAGACCGAGGCAGCGGTTGATACGTCTAAACTGGCGACCTTCGGTTTCTGCTTCGGCGGCTGCTGCTCCCTGGAATTGGCCCGTACCGGTGCGCCGGTGAAGGCGGCTATTTCGTTCCACGGCACGCTCGACACGCCGAACCCGGCGGAGGCGAAGAACATCAAGGGTTCAGTGCTGGTGCTGCATGGCGCCTCCGACCCGCTGGTACCGAAAGAACAACTGCCGGCGTTCGAAGATGAAATGAACGCAGCGGGTGTGGATTGGCAGTTGCTCAGCTACGGTGGCGCGGTGCATTCCTTCACTGATCCCCATGCCAATGTGCCAGGCAAGATGATGTACGACGCCAGGACTGCTGCACGGGCGTTCCAGTCGATGCATAACTTGCTGGATGAAGTGTTCAAGGGCTGATATTTCAGCGCTCTTTCGGGCCTCATCGGGGGCATGCCCCCTCCCACATTTTGGATGTCTTCACAATGTGGGAGGGGGCTTGCCCCCGATGGCTATTTCGCAGGCAACTCAATTCTTTCTGACTCCCCCTGCACAGTGAGCCAATCCCCAGCCGCCCATCGCTGCCGCGCCTGCTCGACCGGAAGTTGGCGTTATTGGCTGAAGGCGCCTTCCGAAAGTGTTGTCTCAATGCTGACTTCGGCGGTGGTCATCAGTTTGTGCACCGGGCACTTGTCGGCGACGCGGTGCAGCTCATCACGCTGAGCGTCGGTCAGCACGCCCTTGAGGGTCAACTTGACGTTGAGCGTATATTTACCTTTTTGCTCTTCGGCGGCGTCATGGGTCACTTCTACTGTTACACCGGTGAGCGGAATGTCCTTCTTCTGCGCGTAAAGCCTGACGGTCAAGGCTTTGCACGACGCCAGCGCGGCATCGAAATAGTCGTGAGGAGAGGGGGCGGAGTCGTCACCGCCCAGGCTCTTGGGCAGGTCGGTAAACAGCTCGTGGTTGTTGATATTAACGCTGTGACGGAAGTTGTCAGCGTTCAACGTATTGACGGTAACAGGCATGGCGAACCTCACAAGGCTGTGGATGACGGTCTTGCAGTAATAGAACATGCCGGCACCTGGGTGTTCCAGGTTTTTGTCCCTGCTGAACCCTGGTGCGCGGCGCAGGGTCTACTCCTATCAGTCCCTATCGAGGTATCACCGTGCTCTGGACCCGTGTGAGTTTTGCCCTGATGCTCGCCGCCAGCAGTCTTGCCGTGCAGGCCCGCGACTATGCCTACAGCGACGCCCACCTGCATTACGTGGACTTTTTCCAGGAAACCGCGGGCATGGACAAGCTGCTCAAGGCCATGGCGGAAAATCGCGTCGAGCATGTGATGATTTCCGGTATTCCCGTGGCCAAAAAATGGCACGAGGACGAACCCAAGCGCCCACGCTATTACGCAGGCGACGATGCCGATGCCTACTGGTACAGCGCCACCGATGTGATCGTCGCCGCTGCGGTCAATAAGCTCGGCCCGGAACAGCTCCAGCACTTTCATCCGTTCCTGGCCGGTTTCAACCCCAACGACAAAAACTCTGCCGCCCACATCCAGCGCATGCTCGACCTCAACCCAGGGCTGTGGCAGGGCATTGGCGAAGTGTTTACCCGCCACGACGATCTCACCGCGCTGACCTCGGGTGATACGCCACGCGCCAACAACGAGGCCATGACGCGCATCTATCACTTGGCGGCGGAGAACGACCTGCCGGTGATGCTGCACTCCAACATCACCTCCAAGCGCGAGCGCAACCCGTTGTACCTGGCCGAAGTCGAGCAGCCGTTGCGCAACCACCCGCACACACGCTTCATCTGGGCCCACGCCGGTACCAGCAAGGAGATTCACCGCCATCAGGTGCAAATGGATTTCCTGCTGCCTACCCTGAGCCGCCTGCTCGAGGCTTATCCCAACCTGTATATCGACCTGTCCTGGAGCGTGCTCACGCCCTACTTGCTGGATGATGCGGGCAAGCCCAGGCCGGAGTGGGTCAAACTGGTGGAGCGCTTCCCTGATCGCTTCATG harbors:
- the htpG gene encoding molecular chaperone HtpG, encoding MSVETQKETLGFQTEVKQLLHLMIHSLYSNKEIFLRELISNASDAVDKLRFEALSKPEWLEGGAELKIRVSYDKDAKTVTLEDNGIGMSREDAITHLGTIAKSGTADFMKNLSGDQKKDSHLIGQFGVGFYSAFIVADKVEVFSRRAGLDASEGVHWASKGEGEFEIATLDKPDRGTRIVLHLKQGEEEFADGWRLRNIIKKYSDHIALPIELPKEQAAAEGEEPPAEEWETVNRASALWTRPRTEIKDEEYQEFYKHIGHDYENPLSWSHNKVEGKLEYSSLLYVPARVPFDLYQREAPKGLKLYVQRVFVMDQAESFLPLYLRFIKGVVDSNDLSLNVSREILQKDPIIDSMKSALTKRVLDMLEKLAKNEPEKYQGFWKNFGQVMKEGPAEDFANKEKIAGLLRFASTQGEDGEQVVSLADYLARAKEGQDKIYYLTGETYAQVKNSPHLEVFRKKGIEVLLLTDRIDEWLMSYLTEFDGKSFVDVARGDLDLGNLDSEEDKKAAEEVAKSKEGLVERIKASLGEAVSEVRVSHRLTDSPAILAIGEQDLGMQMRQILEASGQKVPDSKPIFEFNPAHPLIEKLDGEQNEERFGDLSHILFDQAALAAGDSLKDPAAYVRRLNKLLVELSV
- a CDS encoding OsmC family protein, producing the protein MPVTVNTLNADNFRHSVNINNHELFTDLPKSLGGDDSAPSPHDYFDAALASCKALTVRLYAQKKDIPLTGVTVEVTHDAAEEQKGKYTLNVKLTLKGVLTDAQRDELHRVADKCPVHKLMTTAEVSIETTLSEGAFSQ
- a CDS encoding amidohydrolase family protein, producing the protein MLAASSLAVQARDYAYSDAHLHYVDFFQETAGMDKLLKAMAENRVEHVMISGIPVAKKWHEDEPKRPRYYAGDDADAYWYSATDVIVAAAVNKLGPEQLQHFHPFLAGFNPNDKNSAAHIQRMLDLNPGLWQGIGEVFTRHDDLTALTSGDTPRANNEAMTRIYHLAAENDLPVMLHSNITSKRERNPLYLAEVEQPLRNHPHTRFIWAHAGTSKEIHRHQVQMDFLLPTLSRLLEAYPNLYIDLSWSVLTPYLLDDAGKPRPEWVKLVERFPDRFMLGSDVVGRFNKLGKEMRGFDPFLDALPEDVAHKVARDNFLAILPKSTRNEGAH
- a CDS encoding dienelactone hydrolase family protein, which translates into the protein MSQVTVRSVVYQVDGQSYESRLAFDASHKGPLPGLLMAPNWMGVSAGAEEIAKTVASKGYVVLIADLYGQTVRPTNGDEAGAAMMPLKNDRPLLNKRMQAAFEQLQGQTEAAVDTSKLATFGFCFGGCCSLELARTGAPVKAAISFHGTLDTPNPAEAKNIKGSVLVLHGASDPLVPKEQLPAFEDEMNAAGVDWQLLSYGGAVHSFTDPHANVPGKMMYDARTAARAFQSMHNLLDEVFKG